The Pseudomonas fluorescens genome includes a window with the following:
- the fabG gene encoding 3-oxoacyl-ACP reductase FabG, which translates to MSLQGKVALVTGASRGIGQAIALELGRQGAIVIGTATSASGAERIAATLKENGIQGTGLELNVTSDESVAAVLASIQEQFGAPAILVNNAGITRDNLMMRMKDDEWFDVVDTNLNSLYRLSKGVLRGMTKARWGRIISIGSVVGAMGNAGQVNYAAAKAGLEGFSRALAREVGSRSITVNSVAPGFIDTDMTRELPEAQREALLTQIPLGRLGQAQEIASVVAFLASDGAAYVTGATIPVNGGMYMS; encoded by the coding sequence ATGAGTCTGCAAGGTAAAGTTGCACTGGTGACCGGTGCAAGCCGTGGCATCGGCCAGGCCATCGCCCTGGAACTGGGTCGTCAAGGCGCCATCGTCATCGGCACCGCGACTTCCGCTTCGGGTGCCGAGCGTATTGCTGCGACCCTGAAGGAAAACGGCATCCAAGGCACCGGCCTTGAGTTGAACGTCACCAGCGACGAATCCGTTGCGGCGGTGCTGGCAAGCATCCAGGAGCAGTTCGGTGCGCCGGCGATCCTGGTCAACAATGCCGGTATCACCCGCGATAACCTGATGATGCGCATGAAAGATGACGAATGGTTCGACGTCGTCGACACCAACCTGAACAGCCTGTACCGGCTGTCCAAGGGCGTTTTGCGTGGCATGACCAAGGCTCGCTGGGGGCGAATTATCAGTATCGGTTCGGTTGTGGGTGCCATGGGCAACGCAGGCCAAGTAAACTATGCTGCGGCGAAGGCCGGTCTGGAAGGTTTCAGCCGTGCGCTGGCGCGTGAAGTGGGTTCGCGCTCGATTACGGTAAACTCGGTTGCACCGGGTTTCATCGACACCGACATGACCCGTGAACTGCCGGAAGCACAGCGCGAAGCCTTGTTGACACAGATTCCGCTGGGTCGTCTGGGGCAAGCTCAAGAAATCGCGTCCGTGGTCGCTTTTCTTGCGTCGGACGGTGCGGCATACGTGACCGGGGCTACAATCCCGGTGAACGGCGGGATGTACATGAGTTAA
- the plsX gene encoding phosphate acyltransferase PlsX: MSAQVIAIDAMGGDFGPRSIVQASLACLNATPSLHLTLVGQPSLLEEMLSGQSAVDRARLTIAPASEIITMDEKPAQVLRGKPDASMRVALELLRDGRVQACVSAGNTGALMALSRYVLKTLPGIDRPAMVAAIPTQRGFCQLLDLGANVDCSAEHLLQFAVMGSVAAQTLGIVRPRVALLNIGTEDIKGNQQVKLAATLLQGARGINYIGFIEGDGLYRGEADVVVCDGFVGNILLKSSEGLATMIGQRIEALFKQSFASRVVGALALPLMRRLQADLAPARHNGASFLGLQGIVIKSHGSAGVQGFQSAINRAVIEIQENLPERLHGRLEDLLT; encoded by the coding sequence TTGTCCGCTCAAGTCATCGCGATTGACGCAATGGGCGGGGACTTCGGTCCCCGCAGCATTGTTCAGGCCAGCCTTGCTTGTCTGAATGCTACGCCCTCGCTGCACCTGACCCTCGTCGGTCAACCCTCCCTCCTGGAAGAAATGCTCAGCGGCCAATCGGCTGTCGACCGCGCGCGCCTGACGATTGCCCCAGCGTCCGAAATCATCACCATGGACGAAAAGCCGGCCCAGGTCCTGCGCGGCAAGCCTGACGCCTCGATGCGGGTAGCCCTTGAGCTGCTGCGCGATGGCAGGGTCCAGGCATGCGTCAGCGCAGGCAATACCGGTGCGCTGATGGCGCTGTCGCGCTACGTGCTCAAGACCTTGCCGGGTATCGACCGGCCTGCAATGGTGGCGGCGATTCCGACCCAGCGTGGGTTTTGTCAGTTGCTCGACCTGGGGGCCAACGTCGATTGCAGTGCCGAACATTTGCTGCAATTTGCGGTGATGGGCTCGGTCGCGGCGCAAACCCTGGGCATCGTGCGCCCTCGTGTGGCGTTGTTGAACATCGGTACCGAAGACATCAAGGGCAACCAGCAGGTCAAGCTGGCGGCCACGCTGCTGCAGGGCGCGCGCGGCATCAACTATATCGGCTTCATCGAAGGCGATGGCTTGTACCGTGGCGAGGCCGATGTGGTGGTGTGCGACGGCTTCGTCGGCAATATCCTGCTCAAGTCCAGCGAAGGCCTGGCGACCATGATCGGCCAGCGCATCGAGGCCTTGTTCAAGCAAAGCTTCGCCTCGCGGGTGGTCGGCGCCCTGGCGCTGCCGTTGATGCGTCGGTTGCAGGCTGACCTGGCGCCAGCGCGGCACAACGGTGCGAGTTTCCTTGGGTTGCAGGGGATCGTGATCAAGAGTCACGGTTCGGCGGGGGTGCAGGGTTTCCAGAGTGCGATCAACCGAGCGGTGATCGAGATCCAGGAAAACCTGCCGGAGCGCCTGCATGGTCGCCTCGAGGATTTGTTAACTTAG
- a CDS encoding YceD family protein: protein MLNDPIPPHVDPRKLADRGTTLQGELLLADLKRLCDPLSDDVGTVQAKFVFERDERKSVVIHSFIDTEVKMVCQRCLELVTLPIHSECSYAVVKEGANTQSLPKGYDVLELGEDPLDLQSLIEEELLLALPIVPAHHPEECQQPAGADEPEPSEDEVTRSNPFSVLAQLKRDPNV from the coding sequence ATGTTGAATGACCCGATTCCACCTCACGTTGACCCGCGCAAATTGGCTGACCGTGGCACCACCCTTCAAGGTGAACTGCTGCTGGCCGATTTGAAGAGACTCTGCGACCCGCTTTCCGACGATGTCGGTACGGTCCAGGCCAAATTCGTTTTTGAACGAGATGAACGTAAATCTGTGGTAATCCACAGCTTTATCGACACTGAAGTCAAAATGGTTTGCCAGCGTTGTCTTGAGCTGGTCACCCTGCCGATCCACAGCGAATGCAGTTACGCCGTGGTGAAGGAGGGTGCGAATACCCAGTCGTTGCCGAAAGGTTATGACGTGCTGGAACTGGGCGAAGATCCATTGGATCTGCAGTCACTGATCGAGGAGGAGCTTCTGCTCGCCTTGCCCATTGTGCCTGCTCATCATCCGGAAGAATGCCAGCAGCCGGCGGGAGCAGATGAGCCCGAACCGAGCGAGGACGAGGTAACGCGGTCCAACCCGTTCAGTGTATTGGCGCAGTTAAAGCGTGACCCAAACGTTTAG
- a CDS encoding S49 family peptidase, which yields MTDEWKAPVKASAESGDDKSWKLLEKTLLASVQEQRRSRRWGIFFKLLTFIYLFGALALFTPLMNMEKSAVAGSAYTALINIEGMIADKEPASADNIVGSLRAAFEDPKVKGVVLRINSPGGSPVQSGYVYDEIVRLRALHPDTKVYAVISDLGASGAYYIASAADQIYADKASLVGSIGVTATGYGFVGTMDKLGVERRVYTSGEHKSFLDPFQPQKPEETAFWQGVLDTTHKQFIASVKKGRGERLKDKEHPELFSGLVWSGEQALPLGLIDGLGSASSVARDVIGQKDLVDFTIEESPFDRFSKKLGASIAEHLAMWMGFQGPALR from the coding sequence ATGACCGATGAATGGAAAGCACCTGTCAAGGCGAGCGCCGAGAGCGGGGATGACAAAAGCTGGAAGCTGTTGGAGAAAACCTTGCTCGCCAGCGTGCAGGAACAGCGTCGCTCCCGCCGCTGGGGTATTTTCTTCAAGTTGCTGACCTTTATTTATCTCTTTGGTGCGCTGGCGCTGTTCACGCCGCTGATGAACATGGAGAAAAGCGCTGTCGCCGGCTCGGCGTACACCGCCTTGATCAATATCGAGGGCATGATCGCCGACAAAGAGCCTGCCAGTGCCGACAACATCGTCGGTAGCCTGCGGGCCGCCTTCGAGGATCCGAAGGTCAAGGGCGTGGTGCTGCGTATCAACAGTCCAGGCGGTAGTCCGGTGCAATCGGGGTACGTTTACGACGAGATCGTGCGGCTGCGCGCATTGCACCCGGATACCAAGGTGTATGCGGTCATTTCCGATCTCGGTGCCTCCGGTGCTTATTACATTGCCAGCGCGGCGGACCAGATCTATGCCGACAAGGCCAGTCTGGTGGGCTCCATTGGTGTGACTGCGACCGGCTATGGCTTTGTCGGGACCATGGATAAGTTGGGGGTGGAGCGTCGCGTGTATACCTCCGGCGAGCATAAATCCTTCCTTGATCCGTTCCAGCCGCAAAAGCCTGAAGAAACCGCTTTTTGGCAGGGCGTGCTCGATACCACTCACAAGCAATTCATTGCCAGCGTCAAGAAGGGTCGGGGCGAGCGCTTGAAGGACAAGGAGCATCCGGAGTTGTTCTCCGGGCTGGTCTGGTCGGGTGAGCAGGCGTTGCCGCTGGGCCTGATCGACGGCTTGGGCAGTGCCAGTTCGGTGGCGCGGGATGTGATCGGCCAGAAAGACCTGGTGGACTTCACCATCGAAGAGTCGCCGTTCGATCGTTTCTCGAAAAAGCTGGGGGCTAGCATTGCCGAGCATTTGGCGATGTGGATGGGGTTCCAAGGCCCGGCGTTGCGCTGA
- the acpP gene encoding acyl carrier protein encodes MSTIEERVKKIVAEQLGVKEEEVVNTASFVEDLGADSLDTVELVMALEEEFETEIPDEEAEKITTVQAAIDYVTSHQA; translated from the coding sequence ATGAGCACCATCGAAGAGCGCGTCAAGAAAATCGTTGCCGAGCAACTGGGCGTTAAAGAAGAAGAAGTTGTGAACACCGCTTCCTTCGTAGAAGACCTGGGTGCCGACTCCCTTGACACCGTTGAGCTGGTGATGGCTCTGGAAGAGGAATTCGAGACCGAGATTCCTGACGAAGAAGCTGAGAAGATCACTACTGTACAAGCTGCTATCGACTACGTTACCAGCCACCAGGCGTAA
- a CDS encoding HAD-IA family hydrolase, producing the protein MHPDYKLLIFDWDGTLANSIGRIVEAMHVASDRMAYARCDDLAVKGIIGLGLPEAIRSLYPEIDDNELVVFRQHYADHYIALDAEPSPLFEGVAATLEVLRAEGYHLAVATGKARRGLDRVLKSHGWEDYFDITRAADETASKPHPLMLEQILAHCDVRPEQALMVGDSSFDLQMARNAGMGSVAVSYGAQTIEALRAFEPRLAIDHFPELHAWLSQRAL; encoded by the coding sequence GTGCATCCTGACTACAAACTGTTGATCTTCGATTGGGATGGCACTCTGGCCAACTCCATTGGCCGGATCGTGGAGGCGATGCATGTCGCCTCGGACCGCATGGCGTATGCCCGGTGCGACGACTTAGCGGTAAAAGGCATCATTGGTCTCGGATTGCCAGAAGCTATTCGCAGCCTGTACCCGGAAATCGACGACAATGAGCTGGTGGTTTTTCGTCAGCATTACGCCGATCACTACATCGCGCTGGACGCCGAGCCTTCACCGTTGTTCGAGGGTGTGGCGGCTACGCTGGAGGTTCTGCGGGCCGAGGGCTATCACCTGGCTGTCGCGACCGGCAAGGCTCGTCGCGGGCTGGATCGAGTGCTCAAGTCCCATGGTTGGGAGGATTATTTCGACATCACCCGTGCCGCGGACGAAACCGCCAGCAAGCCGCATCCGTTGATGCTCGAGCAGATCCTGGCACACTGCGACGTGCGGCCGGAGCAGGCGCTGATGGTGGGGGATTCGTCATTCGACCTGCAGATGGCGCGCAACGCCGGCATGGGGTCGGTGGCGGTCAGCTACGGCGCTCAAACGATCGAGGCGCTACGGGCATTCGAGCCGCGACTGGCCATTGATCATTTTCCTGAGTTGCACGCCTGGCTGAGCCAGCGGGCTCTTTAA
- the rpmF gene encoding 50S ribosomal protein L32 — protein sequence MAVQQNKKSRSARDMRRSHDALEASTLSVEKTTGEVHLRHHVSPEGVYRGRKVIDKGADE from the coding sequence ATGGCTGTTCAGCAGAACAAAAAATCCCGCTCTGCCCGTGACATGCGCCGTTCGCACGACGCTCTCGAGGCTAGCACCCTGTCCGTAGAAAAAACCACTGGTGAAGTTCACCTGCGTCACCACGTATCGCCAGAAGGCGTATACCGTGGTCGTAAAGTGATCGACAAGGGCGCCGACGAGTAA
- a CDS encoding Maf family protein, with the protein MLPLLLASSSVYRRELLARLGLPFVCCSPDIDESRRPGEPALELVKRLAREKALALADSHPAHLIIGSDQVAVLGERILGKPHTFENAREQLLAASGARVTFLTGLALLNSQTGHCQVDCVPFTVNMRALDPGRVERYLRAEQPYDCAGSFKAEGLGVSLFQSTEGPDATSLVGLPLIRLVDMLLAEGVQIP; encoded by the coding sequence ATGCTGCCTTTATTACTTGCCTCAAGCTCGGTCTACCGCCGGGAATTGCTTGCCCGCCTGGGACTGCCGTTCGTCTGCTGCTCACCCGACATCGATGAAAGCCGTCGCCCCGGCGAGCCCGCCCTTGAACTGGTCAAGCGCCTGGCCCGGGAAAAAGCCCTGGCACTGGCCGACAGCCACCCGGCGCACCTGATCATCGGCTCAGACCAGGTCGCCGTGCTCGGCGAACGCATCCTGGGCAAGCCTCACACCTTCGAGAACGCTCGCGAGCAATTGTTGGCCGCCAGCGGCGCGAGGGTCACGTTCCTGACAGGCCTGGCGCTGCTCAACAGCCAGACCGGCCACTGCCAGGTCGATTGCGTTCCATTTACCGTGAACATGCGCGCACTGGACCCAGGGCGCGTCGAACGCTACTTGCGGGCCGAGCAACCCTATGACTGCGCGGGCAGCTTCAAGGCCGAAGGACTGGGCGTGAGCCTATTCCAGAGCACCGAAGGGCCAGACGCCACCAGCCTGGTTGGCCTGCCGTTGATTCGTCTTGTGGATATGTTGCTGGCCGAGGGTGTGCAGATCCCCTGA
- the fabD gene encoding ACP S-malonyltransferase, with protein MSASLAFVFPGQGSQSLGMLAELGAQYPLILETFKEASDALGYDLWALTQQGPEERLNQTDKTQPAILTASIALWRLWLAEGGARPAFVAGHSLGEYSALVAAGSLSLGDAVKLVERRGQLMQEAVPAGQGGMAAILGLEDADVLAACAEAAQGDVVSAVNFNSPGQVVIAGAKAAVERAIEGCKARGAKRAMPLPVSVPSHCELMRPAAERFAESIAAIDWQAPQIPVVQNVSANVAPDLETLKRDLLEQLYKPVRWVESVQTLAAKGATELVECGPGKVLAGLNKRCAEGVSTSNLNTPDAFAAARAAQA; from the coding sequence ATGTCTGCTTCCCTCGCATTCGTCTTTCCAGGACAGGGCTCGCAGTCCCTCGGCATGCTGGCCGAGCTGGGCGCGCAATACCCGCTGATCCTCGAAACATTCAAAGAAGCTTCCGATGCGCTCGGCTATGACCTCTGGGCACTGACCCAGCAAGGGCCGGAAGAGCGCCTCAATCAAACCGATAAAACCCAGCCGGCCATCCTGACCGCCTCGATCGCATTGTGGCGCCTGTGGCTGGCTGAAGGCGGCGCGCGCCCGGCATTCGTCGCCGGTCACAGCCTGGGCGAATACAGCGCCCTCGTAGCCGCTGGCAGCCTGAGCCTGGGCGACGCGGTGAAACTGGTGGAGCGTCGTGGCCAGTTGATGCAGGAAGCGGTTCCGGCCGGGCAGGGCGGCATGGCCGCGATCCTCGGCCTCGAAGACGCCGATGTGCTGGCCGCCTGTGCCGAAGCGGCGCAAGGCGATGTGGTCAGTGCGGTGAACTTCAACTCCCCGGGCCAAGTAGTCATCGCCGGTGCCAAGGCGGCTGTCGAGCGCGCCATCGAGGGCTGCAAGGCCCGTGGAGCCAAGCGCGCCATGCCACTGCCGGTCAGCGTGCCGTCGCACTGCGAACTGATGCGTCCGGCTGCCGAGCGCTTTGCCGAATCCATCGCCGCCATCGACTGGCAGGCGCCGCAGATTCCCGTGGTGCAGAATGTCAGCGCCAACGTGGCGCCGGATCTCGAGACCCTCAAGCGTGATCTGCTGGAGCAACTCTACAAGCCGGTTCGCTGGGTCGAATCGGTGCAGACCCTGGCGGCCAAGGGCGCGACCGAGCTGGTCGAGTGCGGCCCTGGCAAAGTGCTGGCAGGCCTGAACAAACGCTGCGCCGAAGGCGTATCGACTTCCAACCTCAACACCCCAGACGCCTTCGCTGCCGCCCGTGCAGCGCAGGCCTGA